The Elusimicrobiota bacterium genome contains a region encoding:
- a CDS encoding TolC family protein, whose protein sequence is MSRTKKNNPAILSAEKSVRNARLRYQSSFTDLMPQLSANAGVSQSDSSGTDWSKDYSYGLSGRLSVFSGFADISDSSSKNTQLKIAEAEYNKTLSAEIFNVKKSFYELLWSQESVKLAEQILKRRSKNYELVKFKYDAGREDRGSLLRVEADKEQSGYELSKAKRNVVSAIKQLFKDIGEDSGNTSEIPVATGSFKLDESTATPVFSELLVNIPDYIIAKNNLEKSEYDLRAAKSQLYPEISVSGSVSKSGSSWPPSDARHSVSLNLSYPFFPGGRNYYDIKIAQTNKAISEEAFRSTRQ, encoded by the coding sequence TTGAGCCGAACAAAAAAAAATAATCCTGCGATACTTTCGGCAGAAAAATCAGTTAGGAATGCACGGCTGCGATATCAAAGTTCTTTTACCGATTTGATGCCGCAGTTATCTGCGAATGCCGGTGTCTCGCAATCGGATTCCAGCGGAACCGACTGGTCAAAGGATTATTCTTACGGGCTTTCCGGTCGGCTTTCCGTTTTTTCCGGCTTTGCGGATATCAGCGATAGTTCGTCAAAAAACACTCAGTTAAAAATCGCCGAAGCGGAATATAATAAAACGCTTTCAGCCGAAATTTTTAATGTTAAAAAAAGTTTTTACGAATTACTGTGGAGTCAGGAATCAGTTAAACTCGCCGAGCAGATTCTCAAAAGACGCAGCAAAAATTACGAACTGGTCAAATTCAAATACGATGCAGGTCGGGAAGACAGAGGTTCGCTTTTAAGGGTAGAAGCAGACAAAGAGCAATCTGGATATGAACTGTCAAAAGCAAAAAGGAATGTCGTTTCTGCAATAAAGCAACTTTTCAAAGATATTGGCGAAGATTCAGGAAACACATCGGAAATACCGGTTGCTACGGGAAGTTTTAAGTTAGACGAGTCCACAGCGACTCCGGTTTTCAGCGAGTTGCTCGTCAACATACCGGATTATATCATTGCAAAAAATAATCTGGAAAAATCAGAATACGATTTAAGGGCGGCAAAAAGCCAGTTGTATCCTGAAATTTCCGTTTCCGGCAGTGTTTCTAAAAGCGGCAGCAGTTGGCCACCATCGGATGCGAGGCATTCGGTATCGCTCAATTTATCGTATCCCTTTTTTCCAGGCGGCAGAAATTATTACGATATAAAAATAGCACAAACTAACAAAGCGATTTCGGAAGAAGCGTTTCGTTCAACCCGACAGTGA
- a CDS encoding zf-HC2 domain-containing protein encodes MSTQQCNKVKKELYFYIKNELTAEKKSELENHLKKCSVCQELLNDFSKTLRVVDNNPVKLPRKNWDYFASEILEKISSKKRFVLWKPALTFAFSLLVLVIGYRYFHQKKSEITAVSSETEELVTYLSNFDIPELYQ; translated from the coding sequence GAATTATATTTTTATATCAAGAATGAACTGACAGCGGAAAAAAAATCTGAATTAGAAAATCATCTGAAAAAATGTTCTGTCTGTCAAGAGCTCTTAAACGATTTTTCTAAAACGCTCAGGGTGGTAGATAACAATCCTGTTAAATTGCCAAGAAAAAACTGGGATTATTTTGCCTCTGAAATTTTGGAAAAAATTAGCAGCAAAAAGCGATTCGTTTTATGGAAACCCGCCTTGACATTCGCGTTTAGTTTATTGGTTCTTGTAATTGGCTACAGGTATTTTCATCAAAAAAAATCAGAAATTACCGCTGTATCGTCTGAAACAGAAGAACTTGTTACTTATCTTTCTAATTTTGATATACCGGAATTGTACCAATAA
- a CDS encoding Spy/CpxP family protein refolding chaperone, with translation MKRFLGLLVEMLVLGTAFVFAEMPREQGTGGMGGIGQGKEMKHKMGRGADRDEDVGNIKRYLNFKQELNLTDEQVKALEQIRLDYRRDAIKRQADTKLARLDLREIMQQDKPDFAAAKSKIKQISELQLASKLAMIDAMEKGYNILTKEQQDKLPQLKKERKEKRMKRRTDGE, from the coding sequence ATGAAAAGGTTTTTGGGATTGTTGGTTGAGATGTTGGTATTGGGAACGGCATTTGTTTTTGCCGAGATGCCTCGTGAACAAGGAACGGGTGGAATGGGAGGGATTGGTCAGGGCAAAGAGATGAAACACAAAATGGGCAGAGGTGCTGACAGAGATGAGGATGTCGGCAATATCAAAAGATACCTGAATTTCAAGCAGGAACTCAATTTAACCGACGAGCAGGTAAAAGCGCTTGAACAGATTCGGCTGGATTACCGACGCGATGCAATAAAAAGGCAGGCGGATACAAAACTTGCCCGCTTAGATTTAAGAGAAATTATGCAGCAGGACAAACCGGATTTTGCCGCTGCTAAATCAAAAATCAAACAGATTTCTGAATTACAGTTAGCATCCAAACTTGCTATGATTGATGCAATGGAAAAGGGCTACAATATCCTGACGAAAGAGCAACAGGACAAACTGCCTCAACTTAAAAAAGAACGAAAAGAGAAAAGGATGAAAAGACGAACTGATGGTGAATAG